In one Kitasatospora cineracea genomic region, the following are encoded:
- a CDS encoding aldo/keto reductase — MRKRTIGTDPRTRREVSVLSLGAMLFGTLTDEATSFAVLDRYVEAGGTFVDTSNNYAYWQDGGQGGISENVLGRWRASRGITDEVVIATKLGARPKAPGTGFVENGEGLSAEVIRASSEASRKRLGVEKLDLLYAHIEDTKVPLAETVHAFGELVQEGTVGLLGVSNHWSWRVERARNLAAQAGLPGYEVLQYGHTYLRRRADLPGFLSADGDQAAVHGDLISYLKESPELTMVAYSPLLGGGYVRPDKPLGPSFDHAGTPTRLAALGTVAKETGATPNQVVLAWLLGGELPVIPLVGASSVAQLDESLAALDLELTAEQRALLDAAR; from the coding sequence ATGCGCAAGCGCACCATCGGAACCGACCCGCGCACCCGTCGCGAGGTCAGCGTGCTCAGCCTCGGCGCGATGCTGTTCGGCACGCTCACCGACGAGGCCACCTCCTTCGCCGTGCTGGACCGCTACGTCGAGGCGGGCGGCACCTTCGTCGACACCTCCAACAACTACGCGTACTGGCAGGACGGCGGCCAGGGCGGCATCAGCGAGAACGTGCTCGGCCGGTGGCGGGCCAGCCGCGGGATCACCGACGAGGTGGTGATCGCCACCAAGCTCGGCGCCCGTCCGAAGGCCCCCGGCACCGGGTTCGTCGAGAACGGCGAGGGCCTGTCCGCCGAGGTGATCCGGGCCTCGTCCGAGGCCAGCCGCAAGCGCCTGGGCGTCGAGAAGCTCGACCTGCTGTACGCGCACATCGAGGACACCAAGGTGCCGCTCGCCGAGACGGTGCACGCCTTCGGCGAGCTGGTGCAGGAGGGGACGGTCGGGCTGCTCGGCGTCTCCAACCACTGGTCCTGGCGGGTCGAGCGGGCCCGCAACCTCGCCGCGCAGGCGGGGCTGCCCGGCTACGAGGTGCTCCAGTACGGCCACACCTACCTGCGCCGCCGAGCCGACCTGCCCGGCTTCCTCTCCGCCGACGGCGACCAGGCCGCGGTGCACGGCGACCTGATCTCCTACCTCAAGGAGAGCCCGGAGCTGACCATGGTCGCCTACTCCCCGCTGCTCGGCGGCGGCTACGTCCGCCCCGACAAGCCGCTCGGCCCGTCCTTCGACCACGCGGGCACCCCCACCCGGCTCGCCGCCCTCGGCACCGTGGCGAAGGAGACCGGCGCCACCCCCAACCAGGTCGTGCTGGCCTGGCTGCTCGGCGGCGAACTCCCGGTGATCCCGCTGGTCGGCGCGTCCTCGGTGGCCCAGCTGGACGAGAGCCTGGCGGCGCTCGACCTGGAACTGACCGCCGAGCAGCGGGCCCTGCTGGACGCCGCCCGCTGA
- the metG gene encoding methionine--tRNA ligase: MAAMAEHPGGGAYYVTTPIYYVNDRPHLGHAYTTVAGDVLTRWHRQRGEDVWYLTGADEHGQKILRTAEAHGTTPQEWCDRLVEEAWKPLWEHLRIANDDFVRTTQTRHTDRVQEFVQDLYDKGEIYRGSYSGPYCVGCEEYKLPGELLPGATEGERLCPVHRRPVEWLEEENYFFRLSAYGPKLLEFYAAHPDFIQPAAARNEVLRFVEQDLKDLSISRSTFDWGVPLPWDDQHVLYVWVDALQNYITAAGYGADPERFARLWPASVHLVGKDILRFHAVIWPAMLMAAGLPLPRRIVANGWLMVGGEKMSKSNLTGIAPTDLTSHFGVDAYRYYFLRAVPFGTDGSFSWEDFTARYTSELANDFGNLASRVTAMIGRYHGGVLPAAAARGRAEQAVADALAKAVEEADRRIGEELDFAGGIAAIFEFIRTVNGYLTEQEPWKLAKSPADADRLATVLYTAADALRATAVLLNPVMPTAASALWDSLGAGPALGPLADQRLADPARLPVGVTVTKGDPLFPRLEEKTTS; the protein is encoded by the coding sequence ATGGCGGCCATGGCAGAGCACCCGGGCGGCGGCGCGTACTACGTCACCACCCCGATCTACTACGTCAACGACCGGCCCCACCTGGGCCACGCGTACACCACCGTCGCGGGCGACGTGCTGACCCGCTGGCACCGCCAGCGCGGCGAGGACGTCTGGTACCTCACCGGCGCCGACGAGCACGGCCAGAAGATCCTGCGCACCGCCGAGGCCCACGGCACCACCCCGCAGGAGTGGTGCGACCGGCTGGTCGAGGAAGCCTGGAAGCCGCTCTGGGAGCACCTGCGGATCGCCAACGACGACTTCGTCCGCACCACCCAGACCCGGCACACCGACCGGGTCCAGGAGTTCGTCCAGGACCTGTACGACAAGGGCGAGATCTACCGGGGCAGCTACAGCGGCCCCTACTGCGTCGGCTGCGAGGAGTACAAGCTCCCCGGCGAACTGCTGCCCGGCGCCACCGAGGGCGAGAGGCTCTGCCCGGTCCACCGGCGCCCCGTCGAGTGGCTGGAGGAGGAGAACTACTTCTTCCGGCTCTCCGCCTACGGACCGAAGCTGCTGGAGTTCTACGCCGCCCACCCGGACTTCATCCAGCCCGCCGCCGCCCGCAACGAGGTGCTCCGCTTCGTCGAGCAGGACCTCAAGGACCTGTCGATCTCCCGCTCCACCTTCGACTGGGGCGTCCCGCTGCCCTGGGACGACCAGCACGTCCTGTACGTGTGGGTGGACGCCCTGCAGAACTACATCACCGCCGCCGGGTACGGCGCCGACCCCGAGCGCTTCGCCCGGCTCTGGCCCGCCTCCGTGCACCTGGTCGGCAAGGACATCCTGCGCTTCCACGCCGTCATCTGGCCCGCCATGCTGATGGCCGCCGGACTGCCGCTGCCCCGCCGGATCGTCGCCAACGGCTGGCTGATGGTCGGCGGCGAGAAGATGAGCAAGTCCAACCTCACCGGCATCGCCCCCACCGACCTCACCTCGCACTTCGGCGTCGACGCCTACCGCTACTACTTCCTGCGGGCCGTCCCGTTCGGCACCGACGGGTCGTTCTCCTGGGAGGACTTCACCGCCCGCTACACCTCCGAACTCGCCAACGACTTCGGCAACCTGGCCTCACGGGTCACCGCGATGATCGGCAGGTACCACGGCGGGGTGCTGCCCGCGGCCGCCGCCCGCGGCCGGGCCGAACAGGCCGTCGCGGACGCGCTGGCGAAGGCCGTCGAGGAGGCCGACCGGAGGATCGGCGAGGAACTCGACTTCGCGGGCGGCATCGCCGCGATCTTCGAGTTCATCAGGACCGTCAACGGCTACCTCACCGAGCAGGAGCCCTGGAAGCTCGCCAAGTCCCCCGCGGACGCGGACCGGCTCGCCACCGTCCTGTACACCGCCGCCGACGCGCTGCGGGCCACCGCCGTCCTGCTCAACCCCGTGATGCCGACCGCCGCGTCCGCGCTCTGGGACTCCCTCGGCGCCGGACCGGCCCTCGGCCCGCTCGCCGACCAGCGCCTCGCCGACCCCGCACGCCTGCCCGTCGGCGTCACCGTCACCAAGGGCGACCCCCTGTTCCCCCGACTCGAAGAGAAGACCACCTCCTGA
- a CDS encoding 4-(cytidine 5'-diphospho)-2-C-methyl-D-erythritol kinase, giving the protein MVTVRVPAKVNVQLGVGGVRPDGYHDLANVFFAVALGDQVTATPGPGVTLSCDGPDAAAVPLDDSNLAARAARLLAAHHGLADPGVHLHIDKAIPVAGGMAGGSADGAAALLACDALWGLDTPLPTLLELAAELGSDVPFALLGGVALGRGRGELLEPLPVSGTFHWVFAVADGGLSTPAVFRECDRLREESGLGSSLADVPTPDADPALLAALAEGDPVALAAALGNDLQAAAVSLRPALADTLHAGTEAGALAALVSGSGPTCAFLAKDADAAAHLATALRTSGTCRTAHATHGPVPGAQVVSAPRP; this is encoded by the coding sequence ATGGTCACGGTCCGGGTCCCCGCCAAGGTCAACGTCCAGCTCGGCGTCGGCGGGGTCCGCCCCGACGGCTACCACGACCTGGCGAACGTCTTCTTCGCCGTCGCCCTCGGCGACCAGGTCACCGCCACCCCCGGCCCGGGCGTCACGCTCAGCTGCGACGGCCCCGACGCCGCCGCCGTCCCGCTCGACGACAGCAACCTGGCCGCCCGCGCCGCCCGGCTGCTCGCCGCCCACCACGGCCTCGCCGACCCCGGCGTCCACCTGCACATCGACAAGGCCATCCCGGTCGCCGGCGGCATGGCCGGCGGCAGCGCGGACGGCGCCGCCGCCCTGCTCGCCTGCGACGCCCTGTGGGGCCTGGACACCCCGCTGCCCACCCTGCTGGAACTCGCCGCCGAACTCGGCTCCGACGTCCCGTTCGCCCTGCTCGGCGGCGTCGCCCTGGGCCGCGGCCGCGGCGAACTGCTGGAACCGCTGCCGGTCTCCGGCACCTTCCACTGGGTGTTCGCGGTCGCCGACGGCGGGCTCTCCACCCCGGCCGTCTTCCGCGAGTGCGACCGCCTGCGCGAGGAGTCCGGCCTCGGCTCCTCCCTCGCCGACGTCCCGACCCCCGACGCCGACCCCGCGCTGCTCGCCGCCCTCGCCGAGGGCGACCCCGTCGCGCTGGCCGCCGCCCTCGGCAACGACCTGCAGGCCGCCGCCGTCTCGCTGCGCCCCGCCCTCGCCGACACCCTGCACGCCGGCACCGAGGCCGGCGCCCTGGCCGCCCTGGTCTCCGGCTCCGGCCCCACCTGCGCCTTCCTCGCCAAGGACGCCGACGCCGCCGCCCACCTCGCCACCGCCCTGCGCACCTCCGGCACCTGCCGCACCGCGCACGCCACCCACGGCCCGGTCCCGGGCGCGCAGGTGGTCAGCGCACCCAGGCCTTGA
- a CDS encoding Uma2 family endonuclease → MTAVENRPQMLTEEFERIAQAAEREGVRMEFVHGRIGVKAVPDGDHMEIIRWVMKQCMQQRPDLWLYPECGLRVETYRKGNAKPDGVLAPEGSLAGQGEWVDADRVVMVVEVTSYDSDTDRGDRDEKPRAYAETGIPVYLLVDRDSCEVLVHSEPEDGRYVSLVRRPFGKPAVLPDPVGITLDTEPLKAWVR, encoded by the coding sequence ATGACGGCAGTGGAGAACCGGCCGCAGATGCTGACCGAGGAGTTCGAGCGCATCGCCCAGGCGGCCGAGCGCGAGGGTGTCCGGATGGAGTTCGTCCACGGGCGGATCGGAGTCAAGGCGGTGCCCGACGGCGACCACATGGAGATCATCCGCTGGGTGATGAAGCAGTGCATGCAGCAGCGCCCCGACCTGTGGCTGTACCCCGAATGCGGGCTGCGGGTGGAGACCTACCGCAAGGGCAACGCCAAGCCGGACGGCGTGCTCGCCCCGGAGGGCAGCCTCGCCGGCCAGGGCGAGTGGGTCGATGCCGACAGGGTCGTCATGGTGGTCGAGGTGACCTCGTACGACAGCGACACCGACCGCGGTGACCGGGACGAGAAGCCCCGGGCCTACGCCGAGACCGGCATTCCGGTCTACCTGCTGGTCGACCGGGACAGCTGCGAGGTGCTGGTCCACAGCGAGCCCGAGGACGGCCGGTACGTCAGCCTGGTGCGACGGCCCTTCGGCAAGCCTGCGGTCCTGCCCGACCCGGTCGGGATCACCCTGGACACCGAACCGCTCAAGGCCTGGGTGCGCTGA
- a CDS encoding FUSC family protein, which produces MVRAAVGMAVPLLLGLLCDRMALGVFAALGAMHATMNDRVEPLRLRAPRIALALAASTGGMLIGAELQYRGAGGPEIGLALTLLGFAGGALSATGPRGSAAGMLLLVSASLGGGMALPHPWWAAPAMMPCGAALVLLMGVRYRTDVRTDPRTRALADVYLALGGLLAALGTPDGAAARRLLTGRLNQLQDLLPPPRPGRPESARLRWLRRSYEAALGATEAAAGLLWAWRPVPPEVAGLPARLAAQITGGPEPDYPQWRPDTPSRTAFDTALRAAADTVAGRWAPLDTAAPPPPDPWRLRVRLLSGGSVRYGLRVALCVAVAEAAVNLLPLDRSYWVPMTVAFVLKPDLGSVFQRAVSRALGTVLGIAVTAVLLALTTDPWVLSLVISLCVALLPYSTAAHYGLNTVVMTPVALLLVQLGGESGAAEFWPRVLDTALASGIVLVFGYLLWPDRPPHRIEPSVVTAAAALRRYLAAVVAGRTEPVAEVWLRRTAYRALADARQQVALGLAEPPPAGRLAELWLPTTAALERLSGAVAAYAAQLRYGGRQPEPEVIARVLHSLERITDAARTHRPPTGRTDRPTGPHDPERSALARAADELDQLLAA; this is translated from the coding sequence ATGGTGCGGGCCGCGGTGGGGATGGCGGTGCCGCTGCTGCTGGGGCTGCTGTGCGACCGGATGGCGCTGGGCGTGTTCGCGGCGCTGGGGGCGATGCACGCCACGATGAACGACCGGGTGGAGCCGCTGCGGCTGCGGGCGCCGCGGATCGCGCTGGCGCTGGCCGCGTCGACCGGCGGGATGCTGATCGGGGCGGAGCTGCAGTACCGGGGGGCGGGCGGGCCGGAGATCGGGCTGGCGCTGACCCTGCTGGGCTTCGCGGGCGGGGCGCTGTCCGCGACCGGGCCGCGTGGGTCGGCGGCCGGGATGCTGCTGCTGGTGTCGGCCTCGCTGGGCGGCGGGATGGCGCTGCCGCACCCGTGGTGGGCGGCGCCCGCGATGATGCCGTGCGGGGCGGCGCTGGTCCTGCTGATGGGGGTGCGCTACCGCACCGACGTCCGCACCGATCCGCGGACCCGGGCGCTGGCGGACGTCTACCTGGCGCTCGGCGGCCTGCTCGCCGCCCTCGGCACCCCGGACGGCGCGGCGGCCCGCCGCCTGCTCACCGGCCGGCTCAACCAGCTGCAGGACCTGCTGCCGCCGCCCCGCCCCGGCCGGCCCGAGTCGGCGCGGCTGCGCTGGCTGCGCCGCTCGTACGAGGCCGCGCTGGGCGCCACCGAGGCGGCGGCCGGGCTGCTGTGGGCCTGGCGCCCGGTGCCGCCGGAGGTCGCGGGGCTGCCCGCCCGGCTGGCCGCGCAGATCACCGGCGGCCCCGAGCCGGACTATCCCCAGTGGCGGCCGGACACCCCGTCCCGGACGGCGTTCGACACCGCGCTGCGGGCCGCCGCCGACACCGTCGCGGGCCGCTGGGCCCCGCTGGACACCGCCGCCCCGCCGCCGCCCGACCCGTGGCGGCTGCGGGTGCGGCTGCTGTCCGGGGGCTCGGTGCGCTACGGGCTGCGGGTGGCGCTGTGCGTGGCGGTCGCCGAGGCCGCGGTCAACCTGCTGCCGCTGGACCGCAGTTACTGGGTGCCGATGACGGTGGCGTTCGTCCTGAAGCCGGACCTCGGCTCGGTGTTCCAGCGGGCGGTCAGCCGGGCGCTGGGCACCGTACTGGGCATCGCGGTCACCGCGGTGCTGCTGGCCCTGACCACCGACCCCTGGGTGCTGAGCCTGGTCATCTCGCTGTGCGTGGCGCTGCTGCCGTACTCGACGGCCGCGCACTACGGGCTGAACACCGTCGTGATGACGCCGGTCGCGCTGCTGCTGGTGCAGCTGGGCGGGGAGAGCGGGGCCGCCGAGTTCTGGCCGCGGGTCCTGGACACCGCGCTGGCCAGCGGCATCGTGCTGGTCTTCGGCTACCTGCTGTGGCCCGACCGGCCTCCGCACCGGATCGAGCCGAGCGTCGTCACCGCCGCGGCCGCGCTGCGCCGCTACCTGGCCGCGGTGGTCGCCGGGCGCACCGAGCCGGTCGCCGAGGTGTGGCTGCGCCGCACCGCGTACCGGGCGCTGGCCGACGCCCGGCAGCAGGTCGCCCTCGGCCTGGCCGAGCCCCCGCCGGCCGGCCGGCTCGCCGAGCTGTGGCTGCCGACCACCGCCGCGCTGGAGCGGCTCTCCGGCGCGGTCGCCGCGTACGCCGCCCAGCTGCGCTACGGCGGCCGGCAGCCCGAACCGGAGGTGATCGCCCGGGTCCTGCACTCGCTGGAACGGATCACCGACGCCGCCCGCACCCACCGCCCGCCGACCGGCCGGACCGACCGCCCGACCGGCCCGCACGACCCGGAGCGCAGCGCGCTGGCCCGGGCCGCGGACGAGCTCGACCAGCTGCTGGCGGCGTGA
- a CDS encoding TatD family hydrolase yields MAAKKNDDRSTPPPLPEPLAVPVADSHTHLDMQSGTPAEGLARAASVGVTTVVQVGCDVPGSQWAASLAEQYEQVHAAVALHPNEAPRIFLGDPDGWSGQRRGPGGQAALDAALAEIDRLAALPHVLAVGETGLDYFRTGPEGADLQKESFRRHIEIAKRHGKALVIHDRDAHQDVIDLLLEEGAPERTVFHCYSGDAAMAKTCAEHGWYLSFAGPVTYKANHPLREALTATPLDRVLIETDAPFLTPHPYRGRPNAPYLIPVTLRAMAAHLALEEDELATAIAANTARAFGY; encoded by the coding sequence ATGGCCGCGAAGAAGAACGACGACCGCTCCACCCCGCCGCCGCTCCCCGAGCCGCTGGCCGTCCCGGTCGCCGACTCGCACACCCACCTCGACATGCAGTCCGGCACCCCCGCCGAGGGCCTGGCCCGGGCCGCCTCGGTCGGCGTCACCACCGTCGTCCAGGTCGGCTGCGACGTCCCCGGCTCGCAGTGGGCCGCCTCGCTCGCCGAACAGTACGAACAGGTGCACGCCGCCGTCGCCCTGCACCCCAACGAAGCCCCCCGGATCTTCCTCGGCGACCCCGACGGCTGGTCCGGGCAGCGGCGGGGGCCCGGCGGGCAGGCCGCCCTCGACGCGGCCCTCGCCGAGATCGACCGCCTCGCCGCCCTCCCGCACGTCCTCGCCGTCGGCGAGACCGGACTCGACTACTTCCGCACCGGCCCCGAGGGCGCCGACCTGCAGAAGGAGTCCTTCCGCCGGCACATCGAGATCGCCAAGCGGCACGGCAAGGCCCTCGTCATCCACGACCGCGACGCCCACCAGGACGTCATCGACCTGCTCCTCGAAGAGGGCGCCCCCGAACGCACCGTCTTCCACTGCTACTCCGGCGACGCCGCCATGGCCAAGACCTGCGCCGAACACGGCTGGTACCTCTCCTTCGCCGGCCCCGTCACCTACAAGGCCAACCACCCCCTGCGCGAAGCCCTCACCGCCACCCCCCTCGACCGCGTCCTGATCGAGACCGACGCCCCCTTCCTCACCCCCCACCCCTACCGCGGCCGCCCCAACGCCCCCTACCTGATCCCGGTCACCCTGCGCGCGATGGCCGCCCATCTCGCCCTGGAGGAGGACGAGTTGGCGACGGCGATCGCGGCCAACACGGCCCGGGCCTTCGGCTACTGA
- the rsmA gene encoding 16S rRNA (adenine(1518)-N(6)/adenine(1519)-N(6))-dimethyltransferase RsmA: MSTTEPTSDGHLLGAADIRALAEAFGVKPTKQRGQNFVIDGNTVRRIVRAAEVTGQDAVVEVGPGLGSLTLALLEVARHVTAVEIDPVLARHLPDTVKGRMPAKADGFDLVLSDAMDVTELPGPAPTALVANLPYNVAVPVLLHMLETFPSIERTLVMVQSEVADRLAAKPGNKVYGVPSVKANWYADVKRAGAIGRNVFWPAPNVDSGLVSLIRRDPPATTATRREVFAVVDAAFAQRRKTLRAALAGWAGSPAAAEEALRGAGIDHTLRGEMLTVEQFAAIAEHKPKATEAAEEH, translated from the coding sequence GTGAGCACCACCGAACCCACCTCCGACGGCCACCTGCTGGGAGCCGCCGACATCCGTGCGCTGGCCGAGGCGTTCGGCGTGAAGCCGACCAAGCAGCGCGGGCAGAACTTCGTCATCGACGGGAACACCGTGCGGCGGATCGTCCGGGCGGCGGAGGTGACGGGGCAGGACGCGGTGGTCGAGGTCGGGCCGGGGCTCGGGTCGCTGACGCTGGCGCTGCTGGAGGTGGCGCGGCACGTCACGGCGGTGGAGATCGACCCGGTGCTGGCGCGGCACCTGCCGGACACCGTGAAGGGCCGGATGCCCGCCAAGGCCGACGGCTTCGACCTGGTGCTCAGCGACGCGATGGACGTCACCGAGCTGCCCGGCCCCGCGCCGACCGCGCTGGTGGCCAACCTGCCGTACAACGTCGCCGTGCCGGTGCTGCTGCACATGCTGGAGACCTTCCCCAGCATCGAGCGCACCCTGGTGATGGTGCAGAGCGAGGTCGCCGACCGGCTCGCCGCCAAGCCCGGCAACAAGGTGTACGGCGTGCCCTCGGTGAAGGCCAACTGGTACGCGGACGTCAAGCGCGCCGGGGCGATCGGGCGGAACGTGTTCTGGCCCGCGCCGAACGTCGACTCCGGACTGGTCTCGCTGATCCGCCGCGACCCGCCCGCCACCACCGCCACCCGCCGCGAGGTGTTCGCCGTCGTCGACGCCGCCTTCGCCCAGCGCCGCAAGACCCTGCGGGCCGCGCTGGCGGGCTGGGCCGGGTCGCCCGCCGCCGCCGAGGAGGCGCTGCGCGGGGCCGGGATCGACCACACGCTGCGCGGCGAGATGCTCACCGTCGAGCAGTTCGCCGCGATCGCCGAGCACAAGCCCAAGGCCACAGAGGCAGCAGAGGAACACTGA
- the rsmI gene encoding 16S rRNA (cytidine(1402)-2'-O)-methyltransferase, protein MTGVLVLAGTPIGDVEDAPPRLRAELTGADVIAAEDTRRLRRLTQALGVAPAGRVVSYFEGNEVARTPELVAALQGGARVLLVTDAGMPSVSDPGYRLVDAAVAAGIKVTAVPGPSAVLTALALSALPVDRFTFEGFLPRKAGDRSRQLAQVAAEPRTMVFFEAPHRIAETLEAMAAAFGADRPAAVCRELTKTYEEVKRGPLGELAAWAADGVRGEITVVVAGAPPAAPEEVGPAELARRVAVREEAGERRKEAIAAVATELGLRKSVVFDAVVAAKHAP, encoded by the coding sequence GTGACTGGTGTTCTCGTACTGGCAGGTACCCCCATCGGCGACGTCGAGGACGCGCCGCCCCGACTGCGCGCCGAACTGACCGGCGCGGACGTCATCGCGGCCGAGGACACCCGGCGGCTGCGCCGGCTGACCCAGGCGCTGGGCGTCGCCCCGGCGGGCCGGGTGGTCTCGTACTTCGAGGGCAACGAGGTGGCCCGCACCCCCGAGCTGGTGGCCGCGCTGCAGGGCGGCGCCCGGGTGCTGCTGGTCACCGACGCCGGGATGCCCTCGGTCTCCGACCCCGGCTACCGGCTGGTGGACGCCGCCGTCGCCGCCGGGATCAAGGTGACCGCGGTGCCCGGCCCGTCCGCGGTGCTGACCGCGCTGGCGCTCTCCGCGCTGCCGGTGGACCGGTTCACCTTCGAGGGCTTCCTGCCGCGCAAGGCCGGCGACCGCTCCCGGCAGCTCGCCCAGGTCGCCGCCGAGCCGCGCACCATGGTGTTCTTCGAGGCCCCGCACCGGATCGCCGAGACGCTGGAGGCGATGGCCGCCGCGTTCGGCGCCGACCGCCCGGCCGCGGTCTGCCGGGAGCTGACCAAGACCTACGAGGAGGTCAAGCGCGGCCCGCTCGGCGAGCTGGCCGCCTGGGCCGCGGACGGCGTCCGGGGCGAGATCACCGTGGTGGTGGCCGGCGCCCCGCCGGCCGCGCCGGAGGAGGTCGGCCCGGCCGAGTTGGCCCGCCGGGTGGCCGTCCGGGAGGAGGCCGGGGAGCGCCGCAAGGAGGCGATCGCGGCGGTCGCGACCGAGCTGGGCCTGCGCAAGTCGGTGGTGTTCGACGCCGTGGTGGCCGCCAAGCACGCCCCCTGA
- a CDS encoding ABC-F family ATP-binding cassette domain-containing protein, with amino-acid sequence MAVNLATIESVTKVYGTRALLDGVSLGVSEGDRIGVVGRNGDGKTTLIRMLAGLEEPDTGRVTHSGGLQMAVLTQHDSLDPEATIRHEVIADRADHEWLGDARIRDIIQGLFGGLDLPGFPNGLDTVIGPLSGGERRRIALAKLLLGEPDLVVLDEPTNHLDVEGIAWLAKHLQNRRSALVCVTHDRWFLDQVCTRMWDVQRGEVREYEGGYSDYVFARAERSRIEATEEQKRQNLARKELAWLRRGAPARTSKPRYRIEAANALIADVPEPRDKSELMKFANARLGRTVFDLEDVTVKAGDKLLLERLTWQLGPGDRIGLLGVNGAGKTSLLRAMQAAYATEGDVQPAGGVIKVGKTVRLAYLSQEVAELDPATRVLQAVEQVRGRVDLGKGREMSAGQLCEQFGFGKDKQWTPVGDLSGGERRRLQLLRLLMDEPNVLFLDEPTNDLDIETLNQLEDVLDGWPGSMVVISHDRFFIERTTDTAYALLGDRRMRMLPGGVDEYLERRTAMAEAAAQAAAARVPAAAESTGLSAGDLRAAKKELQKIERQIAKLDEQESKLHAQLAENAADFSKVAELDAKLRKVREDKEELEMSWLELAEQV; translated from the coding sequence GTGGCCGTCAACCTCGCCACCATCGAGTCCGTCACCAAGGTGTACGGCACCAGGGCCCTGCTGGACGGGGTGAGCCTCGGCGTCAGCGAGGGCGACCGGATCGGCGTGGTGGGCCGCAACGGCGACGGCAAGACGACGCTGATCCGGATGCTGGCGGGGCTGGAGGAGCCCGACACCGGGCGGGTCACCCACTCCGGCGGCCTGCAGATGGCGGTGCTCACCCAGCACGACTCGCTGGACCCGGAGGCCACCATCCGGCACGAGGTGATCGCCGACCGGGCCGACCACGAGTGGCTGGGCGACGCCCGGATCCGCGACATCATCCAGGGCCTGTTCGGCGGCCTCGACCTGCCGGGCTTCCCGAACGGCCTGGACACCGTGATCGGCCCGCTCTCCGGCGGCGAGCGCCGCCGCATCGCGCTCGCCAAGCTGCTGCTCGGCGAGCCGGACCTGGTCGTGCTGGACGAGCCCACCAACCACCTCGACGTCGAGGGCATCGCCTGGCTCGCCAAGCACCTGCAGAACCGCCGCTCCGCGCTGGTCTGCGTCACCCACGACCGGTGGTTCCTGGACCAGGTCTGCACCCGGATGTGGGACGTCCAGCGCGGCGAGGTCCGCGAGTACGAGGGCGGCTACTCGGACTACGTGTTCGCCCGCGCCGAGCGCTCCCGGATCGAGGCCACCGAGGAGCAGAAGCGGCAGAACCTGGCCCGCAAGGAGCTGGCCTGGCTGCGCCGCGGCGCCCCGGCCCGCACCTCCAAGCCGCGCTACCGGATCGAGGCCGCGAACGCGCTGATCGCGGACGTGCCGGAGCCGCGCGACAAGTCCGAGCTGATGAAGTTCGCCAACGCCCGCCTCGGCCGCACCGTCTTCGACCTGGAGGACGTGACGGTCAAGGCCGGCGACAAGCTGCTCCTGGAGCGCCTGACCTGGCAGCTCGGCCCGGGCGACCGGATCGGCCTGCTCGGCGTCAACGGCGCGGGCAAGACCTCGCTGCTGCGCGCCATGCAGGCCGCGTACGCCACCGAGGGCGACGTGCAGCCGGCCGGCGGCGTGATCAAGGTCGGCAAGACCGTCCGGCTCGCGTACCTCTCCCAGGAGGTCGCCGAGCTGGACCCGGCCACCCGGGTGCTGCAGGCCGTCGAGCAGGTCCGCGGCCGGGTCGACCTCGGCAAGGGCCGGGAGATGAGCGCCGGGCAGCTGTGCGAGCAGTTCGGCTTCGGCAAGGACAAGCAGTGGACGCCGGTCGGCGACCTCTCCGGCGGCGAGCGCCGCCGCCTGCAACTGCTGCGGCTGCTGATGGACGAGCCGAACGTGCTGTTCCTCGACGAGCCCACCAACGACCTCGACATCGAGACCCTCAACCAGCTGGAGGACGTGCTCGACGGCTGGCCCGGCTCGATGGTCGTGATCAGCCACGACCGGTTCTTCATCGAGCGCACCACCGACACCGCGTACGCCCTGCTCGGCGACCGCCGGATGCGGATGCTGCCCGGCGGCGTCGACGAGTACCTGGAGCGCCGCACCGCGATGGCCGAGGCCGCCGCCCAGGCCGCCGCCGCCCGGGTCCCGGCCGCCGCGGAGTCCACCGGCCTGTCGGCGGGCGACCTGCGCGCCGCCAAGAAGGAACTGCAGAAGATCGAGCGGCAGATCGCCAAGCTGGACGAGCAGGAGTCCAAGCTGCACGCCCAACTCGCCGAGAACGCCGCCGACTTCTCCAAGGTCGCCGAGCTGGACGCGAAGCTGCGCAAGGTCCGCGAGGACAAGGAGGAGCTGGAGATGTCCTGGCTGGAACTGGCCGAGCAGGTCTGA